One genomic window of Biomphalaria glabrata chromosome 9, xgBioGlab47.1, whole genome shotgun sequence includes the following:
- the LOC106072990 gene encoding discoidin domain-containing receptor tyrosine kinase B-like isoform X2, with protein MKNSELDGPRRTLYGLLHFDLKYCTSDAKCLKSLGLLVILHTISLFHSAHGLDLGNCISPLGMHSYEIPDKAITASSSYDKASVGPENARIRHEKKGGAWCPRRQIEENIYEYLQIDLGKLKVITKVETQGRFGNGQGKEFVTQYVLEYQREDDGSWFRFRSRNNSEERFKGNINVYLAEVRDVDPPIIAKRIRFIPYSESPRTVCMRVEMYGCNWNDSLVSYSMPQGNKRGVEVDFYDYTYDGGRENDYLSNGLGQLTDGALGETNFRLDPKKTGIKGYEWVGWKDDTLSKIPISIIFKFDSVRNFSQVDIHTNNHFTRDVRVFRSAEIFYSIGGKYYLPHTTKINYERDDTIEDARFVPLRLQNKIGRYVKIDLYFQARWIMISEVSFNSTEAVGNFSEEEPPPTTPQPPTTTTMKKNAHFDSFDRINSNSQSEKLDGDGDTETLSAQEEDEEGAKTKLEEGASNNSNDAPTLEQEKKEYDDEYISIIIGALAALIFLLLCVILIFFCRHKHRKNNNNRRGHKPVTTSHVAINLNDLRASTNGKLSNGNMYNSIATEEADSDHDGVGCCNGSSRGSEKFAWSEPRDYAVPDITKSALVVNLPPRVATAPKQLALMDKPPNYDALYAAADIVNVHGGSVTNMQGVSGNNVYAVPNAELLCSIDYTVMELRREDLRFVEVLGEGQFGEVHLCEALHGDDLLVDEFMLNRNLPRAPLLVAVKMLRPNADDRARADFHKEIKIMSQLKDLNIVRVLGVCTREEPLCMVVEYMKYGDLNQFLLDHEAEPPVAQASSSKTLSYGCLIYIASQIASGMKYLESLNMVHRDLATRNCLVGHHFLIKISDFGMSRSLYSSDYYRIEGRAVLPIRWMAWESILLGKFTTKSDVWSFAVTLWEILTFAREQPFLALTDEEVIENAGHCYRDDNLQTVLSMPGNCPKEIYDLMCECWNRQESVRPTFREIHMFLQRKNMGYNPAEEKLAQITVPIC; from the exons AATTCGTCATGAAAAGAAAGGGGGAGCATGGTGTCCAAGAAGACAAatagaagaaaatatttatgaatatttacaaatagatcttggaaaattaaaggttatTACCAAAGTGGAAACTCAAGGGCGATTTGGGAATGGACAG GGTAAAGAGTTTGTGACTCAGTATGTTCTAGAATAccaaagagaagatgatggcAGTTGGTTTAGATTTAGGAGTAGGAACAACTCTGAAGAG AGATTTAAAGGCAATATCAATGTCTACCTGGCTGAGGTGAGGGATGTTGACCCCCCAATCATTGCTAAAAGAATCAGGTTCATACCTTACAGTGAAAGTCCTAGAACTGTGTGTATGCGTGTTGAAATGTATGGCTGCAACTGGAATG ATTCCTTAGTTTCCTATTCCATGCCACAAGGAAACAAGCGTGGTGTTGAAGTAGATTTCTATGACTATACTTATGATGGCGGTAGAGAG AATGACTATCTAAGCAATGGACTTGGCCAACTAACAGATGGAGCATTGGGAGAAACCAACTTCAGACTGGATCCTAAAAAGACTGGCATCAAGGGTTATGAGTGGGTTGGCTGGAAAGATGATACACTTTCTAAAATACCCATATCtatcatttttaaatttgactCAGTCAGAAATTTTTCCCAG GTTGATATTCACACTAACAATCATTTTACCAGAGATGTACGAGTGTTCCGCAGTGCTGAAATATTTTATAGCATTGGAGGAAAATATTATTTACCTCACACAACCAAGATCAACTATGAGCGTGATGACACTATTGAAGATGCTCGGTTTGTTCCTTTAAGATTGCAGAACAAAATTGGAAGATATGTAAAGATAGACCTCTATTTCCAGGCTCGATGGATCATGATCAGTGAAGTCTCCTTCAACTCTA CTGAGGCTGTTGGAAACTTCAGTGAGGAGGAGCCACCTCCAACTACACCACAGCCCCCAACAaccaccaccatgaaaaaaaatgctCACTTTGACAGTTTTGACCGTATCAATAGTAACTCCCAATCAGAGAAGTTAGATGGTGATGGTGACACTGAAACTCTGTCTGCACAGGAGGAAGATGAAGAAGGGGCTAAGACTAAGTTAGAGGAAGGAGCCA GTAACAACTCTAATGATGCCCCAACTctagaacaagaaaaaaaagaatatgatgaTGAATACATTAGCATCATTATTGGAGCTCTAGCAGCACTCATCTTCCTTTTACTTTGTGTGATTCTTATTTTCTTCTGTCGACACAAGCATaggaaaaataacaataatagacGCGGTCATAAGCCAGTGACCACGAGCCATGTGGCCATTAATTTAAATGATCTTAGGGCAAGCACCAATGGAAAACTATCCAATGGGAACATGTACAACAGTATTGCTACAGAAGAAGCTGATTCAGACCATGATGGTGTGGGCTGTTGTAATGGTAGCAGTAGAGGCAGTGAAAAGTTTGCTT GGTCTGAGCCTAGAGACTATGCTGTCCCTGACATTACCAAGTCAGCTCTAGTGGTTAACCTACCACCCAGGGTAGCCACTGCACCCAAACAGCTGGCTCTTATGGACAAACCACCAAATTATGATGCACTGTATGCTGCTGCAGATATTGTGAATGTCCATGGTGGAAGTGTGACCAACATGCAAGGAGTTAGTGGGAATAATGTGTATGCTGTGCCCAATGCAGAGCTCCTGTGCAGTATTGATTACACTGTCATGGAATTAAGAAGAGAAGATTTAAGATTTGTTGAAGTACTTGGTGAAGGCCAGTTTGGTGAG GTGCACTTGTGTGAGGCTCTACATGGGGATGATCTGTTAGTGGATGAATTTATGTTGAATAGAAATCTGCCAAGAGCCCCACTCTTGGTGGCTGTTAAAATGTTGAGACCCAATGCTGATGACAGAGCAAG AGCTGACTTCCATAAAGAAATCAAAATAATGTCCCAGTTAAAAGATTTGAATATAGTTCGTGTCCTTGGAGTGTGTACCAGAGAAGAGCCACTGTGTATGGTGGTGGAGTATATGAAGTACGGGGACTTGAACCAGTTCCTGTTGGACCATGAAGCTGAACCTCCAGTGGCCCAGGCTTCCAGCAGTAAAACTCTGAG cTATGGGTGTCTGATCTACATTGCTTCACAAATAGCTTCTGGAATGAAATATCTGGAGTCATTAAACATGGTACATCGTGACCTAGCTACTCGTAATTGCTTAGTAGGACATCACTTTCTTATTAAGATTTCTGACTTTGGCATGAGTCGAAGTTTGTATAGCTCTGACTACTACAGGATTGAGGGGCGAGCTGTTTTACCAATACGCTGGATGGCCTGGGAAAGTATTCTTTTG GGTAAATTTACAACCAAGAGTGATGTCTGGTCTTTTGCTGTCACACTCTGGGAGATCCTGACCTTTGCACGGGAGCAACCATTTCTAGCTTTAACAGATGAAGAAGTGATAGAAAATGCTGGCCACTGCTATCGAGATGACAACCTGCAGACAGTGCTCTCAATGCCTGGAAATTGTCCTAAAGAAATCTATGACTTAATGTGTGAGTGTTGGAATCGTCAGGAAAGTGTGAGGCCAACTTTCAGGGAGATCCACATGTTCCTCCAGAGAAAAAACATGGGCTACAATCCTGCAGAAGAAAAACTGGCTCAAATCACAGTTCCTATTTGTTAA
- the LOC106072990 gene encoding discoidin domain-containing receptor 2-like isoform X1 has translation MKNSELDGPRRTLYGLLHFDLKYCTSDAKCLKSLGLLVILHTISLFHSAHGLDLGNCISPLGMHSYEIPDKAITASSSYDKASVGPENARIRHEKKGGAWCPRRQIEENIYEYLQIDLGKLKVITKVETQGRFGNGQGKEFVTQYVLEYQREDDGSWFRFRSRNNSEERFKGNINVYLAEVRDVDPPIIAKRIRFIPYSESPRTVCMRVEMYGCNWNDSLVSYSMPQGNKRGVEVDFYDYTYDGGRENDYLSNGLGQLTDGALGETNFRLDPKKTGIKGYEWVGWKDDTLSKIPISIIFKFDSVRNFSQVDIHTNNHFTRDVRVFRSAEIFYSIGGKYYLPHTTKINYERDDTIEDARFVPLRLQNKIGRYVKIDLYFQARWIMISEVSFNSTEAVGNFSEEEPPPTTPQPPTTTTMKKNAHFDSFDRINSNSQSEKLDGDGDTETLSAQEEDEEGAKTKLEEGASKKSNNSNDAPTLEQEKKEYDDEYISIIIGALAALIFLLLCVILIFFCRHKHRKNNNNRRGHKPVTTSHVAINLNDLRASTNGKLSNGNMYNSIATEEADSDHDGVGCCNGSSRGSEKFAWSEPRDYAVPDITKSALVVNLPPRVATAPKQLALMDKPPNYDALYAAADIVNVHGGSVTNMQGVSGNNVYAVPNAELLCSIDYTVMELRREDLRFVEVLGEGQFGEVHLCEALHGDDLLVDEFMLNRNLPRAPLLVAVKMLRPNADDRARADFHKEIKIMSQLKDLNIVRVLGVCTREEPLCMVVEYMKYGDLNQFLLDHEAEPPVAQASSSKTLSYGCLIYIASQIASGMKYLESLNMVHRDLATRNCLVGHHFLIKISDFGMSRSLYSSDYYRIEGRAVLPIRWMAWESILLGKFTTKSDVWSFAVTLWEILTFAREQPFLALTDEEVIENAGHCYRDDNLQTVLSMPGNCPKEIYDLMCECWNRQESVRPTFREIHMFLQRKNMGYNPAEEKLAQITVPIC, from the exons AATTCGTCATGAAAAGAAAGGGGGAGCATGGTGTCCAAGAAGACAAatagaagaaaatatttatgaatatttacaaatagatcttggaaaattaaaggttatTACCAAAGTGGAAACTCAAGGGCGATTTGGGAATGGACAG GGTAAAGAGTTTGTGACTCAGTATGTTCTAGAATAccaaagagaagatgatggcAGTTGGTTTAGATTTAGGAGTAGGAACAACTCTGAAGAG AGATTTAAAGGCAATATCAATGTCTACCTGGCTGAGGTGAGGGATGTTGACCCCCCAATCATTGCTAAAAGAATCAGGTTCATACCTTACAGTGAAAGTCCTAGAACTGTGTGTATGCGTGTTGAAATGTATGGCTGCAACTGGAATG ATTCCTTAGTTTCCTATTCCATGCCACAAGGAAACAAGCGTGGTGTTGAAGTAGATTTCTATGACTATACTTATGATGGCGGTAGAGAG AATGACTATCTAAGCAATGGACTTGGCCAACTAACAGATGGAGCATTGGGAGAAACCAACTTCAGACTGGATCCTAAAAAGACTGGCATCAAGGGTTATGAGTGGGTTGGCTGGAAAGATGATACACTTTCTAAAATACCCATATCtatcatttttaaatttgactCAGTCAGAAATTTTTCCCAG GTTGATATTCACACTAACAATCATTTTACCAGAGATGTACGAGTGTTCCGCAGTGCTGAAATATTTTATAGCATTGGAGGAAAATATTATTTACCTCACACAACCAAGATCAACTATGAGCGTGATGACACTATTGAAGATGCTCGGTTTGTTCCTTTAAGATTGCAGAACAAAATTGGAAGATATGTAAAGATAGACCTCTATTTCCAGGCTCGATGGATCATGATCAGTGAAGTCTCCTTCAACTCTA CTGAGGCTGTTGGAAACTTCAGTGAGGAGGAGCCACCTCCAACTACACCACAGCCCCCAACAaccaccaccatgaaaaaaaatgctCACTTTGACAGTTTTGACCGTATCAATAGTAACTCCCAATCAGAGAAGTTAGATGGTGATGGTGACACTGAAACTCTGTCTGCACAGGAGGAAGATGAAGAAGGGGCTAAGACTAAGTTAGAGGAAGGAGCCAGTAAGAAAA GTAACAACTCTAATGATGCCCCAACTctagaacaagaaaaaaaagaatatgatgaTGAATACATTAGCATCATTATTGGAGCTCTAGCAGCACTCATCTTCCTTTTACTTTGTGTGATTCTTATTTTCTTCTGTCGACACAAGCATaggaaaaataacaataatagacGCGGTCATAAGCCAGTGACCACGAGCCATGTGGCCATTAATTTAAATGATCTTAGGGCAAGCACCAATGGAAAACTATCCAATGGGAACATGTACAACAGTATTGCTACAGAAGAAGCTGATTCAGACCATGATGGTGTGGGCTGTTGTAATGGTAGCAGTAGAGGCAGTGAAAAGTTTGCTT GGTCTGAGCCTAGAGACTATGCTGTCCCTGACATTACCAAGTCAGCTCTAGTGGTTAACCTACCACCCAGGGTAGCCACTGCACCCAAACAGCTGGCTCTTATGGACAAACCACCAAATTATGATGCACTGTATGCTGCTGCAGATATTGTGAATGTCCATGGTGGAAGTGTGACCAACATGCAAGGAGTTAGTGGGAATAATGTGTATGCTGTGCCCAATGCAGAGCTCCTGTGCAGTATTGATTACACTGTCATGGAATTAAGAAGAGAAGATTTAAGATTTGTTGAAGTACTTGGTGAAGGCCAGTTTGGTGAG GTGCACTTGTGTGAGGCTCTACATGGGGATGATCTGTTAGTGGATGAATTTATGTTGAATAGAAATCTGCCAAGAGCCCCACTCTTGGTGGCTGTTAAAATGTTGAGACCCAATGCTGATGACAGAGCAAG AGCTGACTTCCATAAAGAAATCAAAATAATGTCCCAGTTAAAAGATTTGAATATAGTTCGTGTCCTTGGAGTGTGTACCAGAGAAGAGCCACTGTGTATGGTGGTGGAGTATATGAAGTACGGGGACTTGAACCAGTTCCTGTTGGACCATGAAGCTGAACCTCCAGTGGCCCAGGCTTCCAGCAGTAAAACTCTGAG cTATGGGTGTCTGATCTACATTGCTTCACAAATAGCTTCTGGAATGAAATATCTGGAGTCATTAAACATGGTACATCGTGACCTAGCTACTCGTAATTGCTTAGTAGGACATCACTTTCTTATTAAGATTTCTGACTTTGGCATGAGTCGAAGTTTGTATAGCTCTGACTACTACAGGATTGAGGGGCGAGCTGTTTTACCAATACGCTGGATGGCCTGGGAAAGTATTCTTTTG GGTAAATTTACAACCAAGAGTGATGTCTGGTCTTTTGCTGTCACACTCTGGGAGATCCTGACCTTTGCACGGGAGCAACCATTTCTAGCTTTAACAGATGAAGAAGTGATAGAAAATGCTGGCCACTGCTATCGAGATGACAACCTGCAGACAGTGCTCTCAATGCCTGGAAATTGTCCTAAAGAAATCTATGACTTAATGTGTGAGTGTTGGAATCGTCAGGAAAGTGTGAGGCCAACTTTCAGGGAGATCCACATGTTCCTCCAGAGAAAAAACATGGGCTACAATCCTGCAGAAGAAAAACTGGCTCAAATCACAGTTCCTATTTGTTAA